One Fibrobacter sp. UWB13 DNA window includes the following coding sequences:
- a CDS encoding alpha-1,4-glucan--maltose-1-phosphate maltosyltransferase — protein sequence MATIPTLKENLVIENIRPSIEGGRFMLKREPGDTVTLQADIFRHSHEKYDAAIFYRHVSKKKWEQAPMHFVDNDLWEGSFTVGNIGYYEYKICAWTKEPKDVPTESPVMKLRVDPVYSRVGTWYEMWPKSQGTDPNKSATWKDCEKQLDYIAGLGFDTVYLVPIHPIGVTNRKGANNALHAKVDKKGNPLEPGCPYAVGNKNGGHYDVDPELGTMKDFEHFAKAARAKGLRLALDIALNCSPDHPYVKSHPEWFYHEPDGSIKFAENPPKKYEDIYPFDYYNENYKALWQEIENIILFWADKGVEIFRIDNPHTKPFPFWEWLIADVKEKRPELVFLAEAFTRPKMMHRLAKSGFDMSYTYFAWRSAKWEFEQYLKELTQSDAKEYMRGIFFPTTPDIFPKYLAYKGANAFKQRYFLAATLSSLTGMYNGYELCENIPSPIKEELADSEKYQYKVHNWSGPGIQDFVRRLNVARQEHVALQEYDNLDFHYAQNDQLMVYSKKSGDDVILCVCNMDMDHVQEGIVELDMAKLGLQNDSFFFLKDIVTGESYVWRGNKNYVKLDPAKAPGHMFVVKKI from the coding sequence ATGGCAACTATTCCAACTCTAAAAGAAAATCTCGTTATTGAAAATATCCGCCCGAGCATTGAGGGCGGCCGCTTCATGCTCAAGCGTGAACCCGGTGATACCGTGACCCTCCAGGCAGACATCTTCCGCCACAGTCACGAAAAGTACGATGCAGCGATTTTTTACCGCCACGTTTCCAAGAAAAAATGGGAACAGGCTCCGATGCACTTTGTCGACAATGACTTGTGGGAAGGCTCCTTCACGGTTGGCAACATTGGCTATTACGAATACAAAATTTGCGCATGGACCAAGGAACCGAAGGACGTTCCGACTGAAAGTCCGGTGATGAAGCTCCGTGTGGACCCGGTCTACAGCCGCGTGGGTACGTGGTACGAAATGTGGCCGAAGAGCCAGGGCACGGACCCGAACAAGAGCGCAACGTGGAAGGATTGCGAAAAGCAGCTCGACTACATTGCAGGGCTTGGCTTCGATACCGTTTACCTTGTTCCGATCCACCCGATTGGTGTCACGAACCGTAAGGGCGCAAACAACGCGCTCCACGCCAAGGTCGACAAGAAGGGCAATCCGCTTGAACCGGGATGCCCGTATGCCGTTGGTAACAAGAACGGCGGTCATTACGATGTGGACCCGGAACTCGGGACCATGAAGGACTTCGAACATTTTGCAAAGGCCGCTCGTGCCAAGGGACTTCGCCTTGCGCTCGATATCGCGCTCAACTGCAGCCCGGATCATCCGTATGTGAAGTCTCACCCGGAATGGTTCTATCACGAACCGGATGGCAGCATCAAGTTCGCCGAAAACCCGCCCAAGAAGTACGAAGACATTTATCCGTTCGACTACTACAACGAGAACTACAAGGCTCTGTGGCAGGAAATCGAGAATATTATTTTGTTCTGGGCGGACAAGGGCGTTGAAATTTTCCGTATCGATAACCCGCACACCAAACCGTTCCCGTTCTGGGAATGGCTCATCGCTGACGTGAAGGAAAAACGTCCGGAACTCGTGTTCCTCGCCGAAGCTTTCACGCGCCCGAAGATGATGCACCGCCTCGCAAAGTCTGGCTTTGACATGAGCTACACGTATTTCGCGTGGCGCTCTGCAAAGTGGGAATTCGAACAGTACTTAAAGGAACTCACGCAGTCCGACGCTAAGGAATACATGCGTGGTATCTTCTTCCCGACGACTCCAGATATCTTCCCGAAGTATCTTGCATACAAAGGTGCAAACGCGTTTAAGCAGCGCTACTTCTTGGCCGCGACGCTTTCGAGCCTTACGGGTATGTATAACGGATATGAACTCTGCGAAAACATCCCGAGCCCGATCAAGGAAGAACTCGCCGATAGCGAAAAGTATCAGTACAAAGTACACAACTGGTCTGGCCCGGGCATTCAAGACTTTGTTCGTCGTTTGAATGTCGCCCGTCAGGAACATGTCGCCTTGCAGGAATACGATAACCTCGATTTTCATTACGCTCAGAACGACCAGCTCATGGTTTACTCCAAGAAGTCCGGCGATGACGTGATTCTCTGCGTGTGCAACATGGACATGGACCACGTGCAAGAAGGTATTGTTGAACTCGACATGGCTAAGCTTGGTCTCCAGAATGATTCGTTCTTCTTCTTGAAGGACATTGTGACGGGCGAAAGCTATGTATGGCGTGGTAACAAGAACTATGTGAAGCTTGACCCTGCAAAGGCTCCTGGCCACATGTTCGTGGTGAAGAAAATCTAA
- a CDS encoding polysaccharide biosynthesis tyrosine autokinase, with protein sequence MFMSAKAGDSFDLLDSILRHWKLVVFFSIIGLFVGVVVSRYVRDSFENKTMLQLDTKSKSSKAVSDFGDLFDAKSPAVAEIHLIKSLSVLMPVVEQLHLNYTAEPQGIVDRLMRREGRMDLDLFEPPKMDREDKSLKGKKWIAVVQSQDTYELFSPMGQSLVVGKIGETYRIPMGADTVAICVKAIYAAPGQSFSLSKSSVLNVAEGLQSAINAYEKEKNSNILEVSFSGRYPDRVANVLNAIAQAYVRQNVEMRSAEAEKSLEFLEEQLPSIKAKLDSSERLLTNYRNKMGTIDLGAEAQGTLKRQVDLKAQLLMLQQEYQEKARLFKEDHPAMQAILQQQQRLGKEIAMEEGKTKKLPTTQQDVLKLQQDVEINNQLYTSVLNNIQQLRVVRASEIGNVRIVDPAYVREKPSKPNRKKIMLAGFGGGFAFSVILIYLLHTMRNRGVGSSSEIERETGVSVYAKIPKTQISRKLPGVSDKRFILAKADPEDIAVEKVRTLRTALEFSFLDEGGRVLMVTGVAPGAGKSFVSLNLSYLFAKQNKRVVFVDADLRKSRLSHSREKGISDILINNSKLEDCVIDMGEGMYFLPKGSRAPNPGEMVSSKAFADLIDECKAKYDVVVIDTPPNSLVSDAQAVAKLVDFGLVVIEYKKHSLEVIQETIDQLNIAKLKKVAIALNQCVNDGSSYGYGYGYGYGYGYRYRYGDKKKS encoded by the coding sequence ATGTTTATGTCTGCCAAGGCTGGCGATTCTTTTGATTTGCTAGATAGCATTTTGCGCCATTGGAAACTTGTTGTGTTCTTCTCGATTATTGGACTTTTTGTTGGAGTCGTGGTTTCTCGCTATGTTCGCGATTCCTTCGAAAATAAGACGATGTTGCAGCTTGATACGAAGTCCAAGAGTAGCAAGGCTGTTTCTGACTTTGGCGACTTGTTCGATGCGAAGAGCCCGGCAGTTGCCGAAATCCATTTGATAAAGAGCTTGAGTGTCTTGATGCCTGTGGTCGAACAGTTGCATTTGAACTATACCGCGGAACCCCAGGGTATTGTGGATAGGCTCATGCGCCGCGAAGGCAGAATGGACCTGGATCTTTTTGAACCGCCTAAAATGGATAGAGAAGATAAAAGCCTAAAGGGTAAAAAGTGGATTGCCGTGGTCCAGTCGCAGGATACGTACGAGTTGTTCTCGCCGATGGGGCAAAGTCTTGTCGTGGGTAAAATCGGAGAGACGTATCGCATCCCTATGGGGGCGGATACCGTTGCAATTTGTGTTAAGGCGATTTATGCAGCGCCAGGGCAGTCGTTTAGCTTGTCTAAGTCTTCTGTATTGAATGTTGCCGAAGGGTTGCAGTCGGCGATTAACGCTTATGAAAAAGAAAAAAACTCGAATATCTTGGAAGTCTCCTTTTCGGGGCGTTATCCGGATCGTGTCGCCAACGTGCTTAATGCGATTGCCCAGGCGTATGTGCGCCAGAACGTCGAAATGCGCAGTGCTGAGGCTGAAAAGTCCTTGGAATTTTTGGAAGAACAGCTGCCGTCTATCAAAGCAAAATTGGATTCTTCGGAACGTTTGTTGACAAATTACCGCAATAAGATGGGGACTATCGACCTCGGAGCCGAAGCTCAGGGCACTCTTAAAAGACAAGTTGACCTCAAAGCGCAGTTGCTCATGTTGCAGCAGGAATATCAGGAAAAAGCTCGCTTGTTCAAGGAAGACCACCCGGCGATGCAGGCTATTTTGCAACAGCAACAGCGCTTGGGCAAAGAAATTGCAATGGAAGAAGGCAAAACTAAAAAGTTGCCGACCACCCAGCAAGATGTGCTGAAGTTGCAGCAAGATGTAGAAATCAATAACCAGCTGTACACGTCCGTTTTGAACAACATCCAGCAGTTGCGCGTGGTTCGAGCAAGCGAAATAGGTAACGTGCGCATTGTGGACCCCGCTTATGTTCGAGAAAAACCGTCCAAGCCCAACCGCAAGAAAATTATGCTTGCAGGTTTTGGTGGTGGTTTTGCTTTCAGCGTCATCTTGATATACCTCTTGCATACCATGCGTAATCGCGGTGTCGGTTCTTCTTCTGAAATCGAACGTGAAACGGGCGTGAGTGTCTATGCCAAGATTCCTAAGACGCAAATCAGCCGCAAGTTGCCGGGCGTTAGCGACAAGCGCTTTATCTTGGCGAAGGCGGATCCTGAAGATATTGCTGTTGAAAAAGTGCGTACGCTCCGCACGGCGTTGGAGTTCTCTTTCCTCGATGAGGGCGGGCGCGTGCTTATGGTGACGGGTGTTGCACCTGGTGCGGGTAAGTCTTTTGTGTCGCTGAACTTGTCGTACCTGTTTGCCAAACAAAATAAGCGAGTTGTGTTTGTGGACGCTGACTTGCGTAAGTCCCGCCTTTCGCACTCGCGCGAAAAAGGTATTTCTGATATCTTGATCAATAACAGCAAACTGGAAGATTGCGTTATCGATATGGGCGAGGGAATGTATTTCTTGCCAAAGGGATCCCGTGCCCCGAATCCGGGTGAAATGGTCAGTTCCAAGGCTTTTGCGGATCTCATTGACGAATGCAAGGCTAAGTACGATGTTGTTGTGATAGACACTCCGCCGAATTCGCTTGTTTCGGATGCCCAGGCGGTTGCCAAGTTGGTCGACTTTGGTCTTGTCGTGATTGAATACAAGAAACATTCCTTGGAAGTCATCCAGGAAACGATTGACCAGCTCAATATCGCAAAGCTCAAGAAGGTGGCTATTGCTTTGAACCAGTGCGTCAATGATGGCTCGTCTTATGGGTACGGTTACGGCTATGGCTACGGTTATGGTTACCGTTACAGATACGGCGATAAGAAGAAATCGTAA
- a CDS encoding PD-(D/E)XK nuclease family transposase, giving the protein MTIKSFDDLDITDPIMFGLVFSNKHIAKPFIEHLLGIKIDHLETPIPEAVLSYDAEHKGVRYDVFARETNETGETVRSFDLEMQMVDTKELPQRARYYQSVDDGVALSKGGFYTNLKEQYIIFLCPKDIFKHGFPIYHFENRAREDTNITLGDRTFKNFYIFGKYEEFENPVVKAYMKYFATRNANSRETKTINDQVSFYKADTLIRNKYMTYEYEIHEREEKVKLEMVDAMFEKTKLTDEEISSISGISLEEIQKRRAQHQK; this is encoded by the coding sequence ATGACTATAAAATCTTTTGACGATCTTGACATTACCGACCCAATTATGTTCGGGCTCGTTTTCAGCAACAAACACATCGCTAAGCCCTTCATAGAACACCTGTTGGGCATCAAAATTGACCATTTGGAGACACCCATTCCAGAAGCTGTTTTGAGTTACGATGCCGAGCATAAGGGCGTCCGTTACGATGTTTTCGCACGCGAAACCAACGAAACTGGAGAAACAGTCCGTTCGTTCGATTTGGAAATGCAGATGGTCGATACCAAGGAACTCCCGCAGCGTGCGAGGTACTATCAAAGCGTGGACGACGGAGTTGCTCTTTCGAAGGGTGGGTTTTACACAAATCTTAAGGAACAATACATCATTTTTCTGTGTCCCAAAGATATTTTTAAGCATGGATTCCCGATTTACCACTTCGAAAATAGGGCTAGAGAGGACACTAACATAACTTTGGGAGACCGTACCTTCAAGAATTTTTATATATTTGGTAAATACGAGGAGTTCGAAAATCCAGTTGTCAAAGCTTATATGAAGTATTTTGCGACACGGAATGCCAATTCCCGTGAAACGAAAACAATCAACGACCAAGTATCCTTTTACAAGGCAGACACTCTCATAAGGAATAAGTATATGACTTACGAATATGAAATTCATGAAAGAGAGGAAAAAGTAAAGCTTGAAATGGTCGATGCCATGTTTGAAAAAACCAAATTGACCGACGAAGAAATTTCCTCCATTTCGGGCATTTCCCTGGAAGAAATTCAAAAGCGCCGTGCACAACATCAAAAATAA
- a CDS encoding phosphotransferase, translating into MTLYRFKTRTTSYFFPKLTKKSRFIYSLYGNYGSVVAKLYWWFFLHCSLVRYLNRVESSSVQDFELLQSLLGADSVFGINFGTPSPDQKKSILGYDGVGRRFFAKLSRKENAQKLSSNEIFVYQKLADSGLEPKLFDYKVTDDYVFLKTECVEGNHIHDQVSNDEILKILETLRAYHYDETLKLNGLKTCFSHGDFCPWNMLESDGCLKIIDWEMAGERSLGHDLFTYIFQTSFLIRREESFEKVMQENRTLIDSYFESADIDGWVPYFKDFALLKVDEFTRKQDAYMLARYKETLNAEF; encoded by the coding sequence ATGACCCTTTATAGATTCAAAACGAGAACGACAAGCTACTTTTTTCCGAAACTGACAAAGAAAAGTCGGTTTATCTATTCGTTGTATGGAAATTATGGTAGCGTTGTTGCCAAACTGTATTGGTGGTTTTTTCTGCATTGTTCGTTGGTGCGCTATCTTAATAGGGTTGAATCATCTTCTGTGCAAGATTTTGAATTGTTGCAATCACTTTTGGGGGCAGATTCTGTTTTCGGCATAAATTTTGGAACGCCTAGCCCGGATCAAAAGAAGAGTATCTTGGGTTATGATGGGGTGGGTCGGCGTTTCTTTGCTAAGCTTTCTAGAAAAGAGAATGCCCAAAAGCTGAGTTCCAACGAAATTTTTGTGTATCAGAAGTTGGCTGATTCAGGATTAGAGCCTAAGCTGTTTGATTATAAAGTTACCGATGATTATGTTTTTTTGAAAACGGAATGTGTTGAGGGAAACCATATTCATGATCAGGTCTCTAATGACGAAATCTTGAAAATTCTTGAAACCCTCCGAGCTTATCATTATGACGAGACGCTGAAATTGAATGGCTTAAAGACGTGTTTTTCGCACGGTGATTTTTGTCCGTGGAATATGCTTGAGAGCGACGGTTGTCTTAAAATAATTGATTGGGAAATGGCGGGGGAAAGGTCTTTAGGGCATGATTTATTCACGTACATTTTCCAGACATCGTTTTTAATTCGTCGAGAAGAGTCTTTTGAAAAAGTAATGCAAGAAAATAGAACGTTGATAGATTCTTATTTTGAATCTGCCGATATTGACGGTTGGGTTCCGTATTTCAAAGACTTTGCTTTATTGAAAGTTGATGAATTTACGAGAAAGCAGGATGCTTATATGTTAGCCCGGTATAAGGAAACTTTGAATGCTGAATTCTAA
- a CDS encoding glycosyltransferase has protein sequence MINSKPKVLFIMHMPPPVHGAAMVGKYIHDSKIVNNSFDCRFENMMLAKNLEDIGKGGVKKIFNPLSQLKRFKKAIKEFQPDLVYVTQNAAGGIPDMVVNCQNGLICERNNAESLATALETLLLDKNLRIQYGENGYKKFKSEFTLQSFEKRIVEILKKSCSF, from the coding sequence ATGATAAATTCTAAACCCAAAGTCCTCTTCATTATGCACATGCCGCCTCCGGTTCACGGTGCGGCGATGGTTGGCAAGTATATTCATGATTCAAAAATCGTGAACAATTCTTTTGACTGCCGTTTTGAAAATATGATGCTTGCCAAAAATCTTGAAGATATTGGCAAGGGCGGCGTCAAGAAAATTTTCAATCCGTTGTCTCAACTAAAGCGCTTTAAGAAGGCGATAAAAGAATTCCAGCCAGACTTGGTTTACGTCACCCAAAATGCTGCGGGTGGGATTCCGGATATGGTTGTAAATTGTCAAAACGGCTTGATTTGCGAACGAAATAATGCTGAATCTTTGGCTACAGCCTTAGAAACGCTTTTGCTTGATAAAAATTTGCGAATCCAGTATGGCGAAAACGGGTATAAAAAGTTCAAGTCCGAATTTACACTACAGTCTTTTGAAAAACGTATTGTAGAAATATTGAAAAAAAGTTGCAGTTTCTGA
- a CDS encoding glycosyltransferase family 4 protein encodes MINSKPKVLFIMHMPPPVHGAAMVGKYIHDSKIVNESFDCRFENMMLAKNLEDIGKGGVKKIFNLLSQLTRFKNAIKGFQPDLVYITPNAAGSAFYKDFVVVQYIKRCLKKYSPNARIVVHYHNKGVASRQGKFLDNILYKKFFKGLKVILLANVLYEDVKKYVSKEDVYICPNGIPESLPKEPVAERHNETPKILFLSNLIVSKGVIVLLDALKILKDRSVRFTCDFVGGETDELNAARFAEEVKNRGLEGNAFYAGRKYGSEKTPYFENADVFAFPTFYHNEAFPLVNIEAMEFKLPIVSTNEGGIPDMVINGQNGLICERNNAESLATALETLLLGKNLRIQYGENGYKKFKSEFTLQSFENCFAGILKDVLS; translated from the coding sequence ATGATAAATTCTAAACCAAAAGTCCTCTTCATTATGCACATGCCGCCTCCGGTTCACGGGGCTGCGATGGTTGGCAAGTATATTCACGATTCAAAAATCGTGAACGAGTCTTTTGACTGCCGTTTTGAAAATATGATGCTTGCCAAGAATCTTGAAGATATTGGCAAGGGCGGTGTCAAAAAGATTTTCAATCTGCTGTCTCAGCTGACGCGTTTTAAAAATGCGATAAAAGGATTCCAGCCGGATTTGGTTTACATTACTCCCAATGCAGCGGGGAGCGCGTTCTATAAGGATTTCGTTGTCGTTCAGTACATCAAGCGTTGCTTAAAGAAATATTCCCCGAATGCGCGGATTGTCGTTCATTACCACAACAAGGGTGTTGCTAGTCGGCAAGGCAAGTTCCTGGACAATATCCTGTATAAAAAGTTCTTTAAAGGGCTCAAGGTTATTCTTTTGGCGAATGTTCTTTACGAAGATGTAAAGAAGTATGTATCAAAAGAGGATGTGTATATTTGCCCCAATGGGATTCCTGAATCGTTGCCAAAAGAACCCGTTGCTGAACGTCATAACGAGACACCTAAGATTTTATTCCTTTCTAACTTGATTGTTTCGAAAGGGGTAATTGTTCTTCTCGATGCGTTGAAAATTTTGAAGGATCGGTCGGTTCGCTTTACTTGTGATTTTGTCGGTGGCGAAACTGATGAACTGAATGCGGCGCGTTTTGCAGAAGAAGTGAAAAATCGTGGATTGGAGGGGAATGCGTTTTATGCAGGGCGCAAATACGGCTCCGAAAAAACACCTTATTTTGAAAATGCCGATGTTTTTGCTTTCCCGACATTTTACCATAACGAAGCTTTCCCACTGGTAAATATTGAAGCCATGGAATTCAAGCTCCCGATTGTTTCGACGAACGAGGGCGGGATCCCGGATATGGTTATAAATGGTCAAAACGGCTTGATTTGCGAACGAAATAATGCTGAATCTTTGGCTACAGCCCTAGAAACGCTTTTGCTTGGTAAAAATTTGCGAATCCAATATGGCGAAAACGGGTATAAAAAGTTCAAGTCCGAATTTACACTACAGTCTTTTGAAAACTGCTTTGCCGGGATATTGAAAGATGTGTTGTCGTGA
- a CDS encoding glycosyltransferase family 4 protein — protein MKVLVNAYACSPYQGSEPGMGWNFVKCLSKNHELHIITESKYESAISEYLASHPDEFKCCKFYFVKRARHNLLRKIWPPSYYWFYKAWQKKVLKLALELDEKENFDLVHQLNMIGYREPGYLWRMNKPFVWGPIGGFNITPWKLLYTMGFYGLVFYTCRNLLNLWQMRTSRRVRNAIEKASEIMCATQEDSDTVKRLFHKDNVILPEVGLTKMTEPGKNFSQADGVLKLCWSGLHIPRKSLNLLLESIVGLDNVELHILGDGPKRKEWMKLSNDLHLTNVVWHGNLPRENALLIMQGCDVFVQTSLSDATSTVLLEALSLGLPVVALNHLGFANVITDNCGIKIRVDNKRQIVCDFAKAIDRLNKDRTLLKRLSEGAIKRAEENSWESKSEILCKIYENAVAGDDK, from the coding sequence ATGAAAGTCTTGGTTAATGCATACGCTTGTTCTCCTTATCAAGGTTCCGAACCCGGAATGGGCTGGAACTTTGTAAAGTGTTTGTCGAAAAATCATGAATTGCATATAATCACAGAAAGTAAATACGAAAGCGCAATTTCTGAATATTTGGCAAGTCATCCAGACGAATTTAAATGTTGCAAGTTCTATTTTGTAAAAAGAGCTCGTCATAATCTATTGCGTAAAATTTGGCCGCCATCCTATTATTGGTTTTATAAGGCTTGGCAAAAGAAGGTTCTAAAGCTTGCTCTTGAGCTAGATGAAAAAGAAAATTTTGATTTAGTACACCAGCTAAATATGATCGGGTATCGTGAACCTGGTTATTTGTGGCGAATGAACAAGCCTTTTGTGTGGGGACCTATCGGTGGATTTAATATAACTCCTTGGAAGTTGCTCTATACAATGGGCTTTTATGGGCTGGTTTTCTATACTTGTAGAAATCTGCTCAACTTATGGCAAATGAGGACTTCTCGTAGGGTTAGAAATGCTATTGAAAAAGCCTCTGAAATTATGTGCGCGACCCAAGAGGACTCCGATACTGTAAAACGTTTATTCCATAAAGACAACGTTATTCTACCAGAAGTTGGCTTAACGAAAATGACTGAGCCGGGGAAGAATTTTTCTCAAGCGGATGGAGTTTTGAAACTTTGCTGGAGCGGATTGCATATACCTAGAAAGTCCCTCAACTTGTTGCTGGAATCAATTGTTGGACTTGATAATGTTGAATTGCATATTCTTGGTGATGGTCCAAAAAGAAAAGAATGGATGAAATTGTCGAATGATTTGCATTTGACAAATGTCGTTTGGCATGGAAATTTGCCGAGAGAGAATGCTTTGCTGATTATGCAAGGTTGTGATGTATTTGTGCAGACTTCGTTGAGTGATGCTACGTCTACGGTTTTGTTGGAAGCTCTGTCTTTAGGATTGCCTGTTGTTGCTCTGAATCATTTAGGTTTTGCTAATGTGATTACGGACAACTGTGGCATAAAAATACGTGTAGATAATAAACGTCAAATTGTTTGTGATTTTGCAAAAGCCATTGATCGGTTGAATAAAGACAGAACTCTATTGAAGCGGCTTTCTGAAGGGGCTATAAAAAGAGCCGAAGAAAATTCTTGGGAAAGTAAGTCTGAAATTCTTTGCAAAATTTATGAAAATGCCGTTGCTGGGGATGATAAATGA
- a CDS encoding WecB/TagA/CpsF family glycosyltransferase gives MICIKELNLLCSRAELDNLPEGKLLINTINAFSYNNARRDVLFEEALTKGDVLIPDGISIVRVCRFLKGKSRPKERIAGWDLFVYEMRKLNEKGGKVMFLGSSEKVLTLIRQKAAKVYPNLEVVTYSPPYKPQFTIEDDQNMIQAINEANPDLLWIGMTAPKQEKWAYANWDRLNIHCHVGTIGAVFDFFAGTYKRAPMIWQKFGFEWLYRLLKEPRRMWRRYVFGNTLFLMLVVREKLGI, from the coding sequence ATGATATGCATCAAAGAGTTAAATCTCCTCTGTAGTCGAGCTGAACTGGATAACCTCCCCGAGGGCAAGCTGTTGATCAATACGATTAACGCGTTCTCGTACAACAACGCCCGTCGAGACGTCTTGTTTGAAGAAGCTCTGACTAAAGGCGATGTGCTGATCCCCGATGGTATAAGCATTGTCCGTGTTTGCCGGTTTCTTAAGGGCAAATCCCGCCCCAAGGAGCGCATTGCCGGATGGGACCTTTTTGTGTACGAAATGCGCAAATTGAACGAGAAGGGGGGCAAGGTCATGTTCCTTGGCTCCAGCGAAAAGGTGCTGACGCTCATCCGTCAAAAGGCAGCCAAGGTGTATCCGAATTTGGAAGTGGTGACTTACTCTCCTCCGTACAAGCCTCAGTTCACGATCGAAGATGACCAAAACATGATCCAGGCAATTAACGAAGCTAATCCGGATTTGCTTTGGATTGGGATGACGGCGCCCAAGCAGGAAAAATGGGCTTACGCCAACTGGGACCGCTTGAACATCCATTGCCATGTGGGGACCATTGGTGCGGTTTTTGATTTCTTTGCTGGGACTTACAAGCGTGCTCCGATGATTTGGCAAAAGTTTGGTTTTGAATGGCTTTATCGATTGCTGAAGGAGCCGCGCCGCATGTGGCGTCGCTATGTGTTTGGCAATACCCTGTTCTTGATGCTTGTCGTCCGAGAAAAATTAGGGATTTAA
- a CDS encoding Rpn family recombination-promoting nuclease/putative transposase — protein sequence MTIKSFDDLDITDPIMFGLVFSNKHIAQPFIEHLLGIKIDHLETPIPEAVLSYDAEHKGVRYDVFARETDEKGETIRSFDLEMQMVDTKELPQRARYYQSICDGVALSKGDFYTSLKEQYIIFLCPIDIFGRGYPIYHFENRAREDTSVTLNDLTYKNYYIFTKYKEFSNPVVRAYMKYFATKNADINETKTINDQVSFYKDDTLIRSKYMTYEFDIYQSRQEGRAEGKAEEKLEMVDAMLAKTKLTDQEISSVSGIPQDEIAKRRTQHQK from the coding sequence ATGACCATAAAATCTTTTGACGATCTTGACATTACCGATCCGATTATGTTCGGGCTCGTTTTTAGCAACAAACATATCGCGCAACCATTCATTGAACACTTGCTGGGCATCAAAATCGACCATCTGGAGACACCTATTCCTGAAGCAGTTTTGAGTTACGACGCGGAGCACAAAGGCGTCCGTTACGATGTTTTCGCGCGAGAAACCGACGAGAAGGGTGAAACGATTCGCTCTTTCGACTTGGAGATGCAAATGGTCGATACAAAAGAACTCCCGCAAAGGGCTAGATACTACCAAAGCATTTGTGACGGAGTCGCCCTTTCTAAAGGAGATTTTTATACCAGCCTTAAGGAACAGTACATTATTTTTCTGTGTCCCATAGATATTTTTGGGCGAGGATACCCCATTTACCACTTCGAAAACAGGGCACGTGAAGACACTAGTGTTACCTTGAACGACCTCACTTATAAAAATTATTATATATTTACAAAGTACAAGGAATTCTCTAATCCGGTCGTCAGGGCGTACATGAAATATTTCGCGACCAAGAACGCGGACATCAATGAAACCAAAACGATTAACGACCAAGTATCTTTTTACAAGGATGACACCCTCATAAGGAGTAAGTATATGACATACGAATTTGACATTTACCAAAGCAGACAAGAGGGCCGTGCAGAAGGGAAAGCCGAAGAGAAACTTGAAATGGTCGATGCAATGCTTGCAAAAACCAAATTGACCGACCAAGAAATTTCCTCCGTTTCGGGTATTCCACAAGACGAGATTGCAAAGCGTCGCACGCAACATCAAAAATAA